The proteins below come from a single Burkholderia humptydooensis genomic window:
- a CDS encoding ParB/Srx family N-terminal domain-containing protein encodes MPRPIFRLAAAAFPFVAALAACGGDGTAPVSPPAAVDAGAAGPAPGNTTNAGSNADTPPPTPAPAPGKWKNARTGDMLDVALGELHPTQGALGYDQIHYKLGRYERQPDRKFDDFCADEGLGGIAPDGYTAQSTLRDAASYACATSAGARDRTVLNPVVIGPNGDTLYVTDGHHGLSTYYETPDGGAALRVHVVVKDNLGDYSGPAFWQQMQSRGYTRLKDGNGRPIAPDQLPAGLGLKLGMQDDRYRSLVYFTRDIGYAKPAQATDYLEFYWADWLRQQPETFSLAGYDLARAGATDPDPAKADTGYLNAVWNASARMVASTDPVIDGKTGADLGRADQINGGKKYSKGEFDKLRQPITADKPGKIAYALDYRSRHGLH; translated from the coding sequence ATGCCGCGTCCGATCTTCCGCCTCGCCGCTGCCGCGTTCCCGTTCGTCGCCGCGCTCGCCGCCTGCGGCGGCGACGGCACCGCGCCCGTTTCCCCGCCTGCCGCCGTCGACGCCGGCGCCGCCGGCCCCGCGCCGGGCAATACGACGAATGCCGGATCGAACGCCGACACCCCGCCGCCGACGCCCGCTCCCGCGCCGGGCAAATGGAAGAACGCGCGCACGGGCGACATGCTCGACGTCGCGCTCGGCGAGCTGCATCCGACGCAAGGCGCGCTCGGCTACGACCAGATCCATTACAAGCTCGGCCGCTACGAGCGGCAGCCCGACAGGAAGTTCGACGATTTCTGCGCGGACGAAGGGCTCGGCGGCATCGCGCCGGACGGCTACACCGCGCAATCGACGCTGCGCGACGCGGCGAGCTACGCGTGCGCGACGAGCGCCGGCGCGCGCGATCGCACCGTGCTCAATCCCGTCGTGATCGGGCCGAACGGCGACACGCTGTACGTGACGGACGGCCACCACGGACTGTCGACCTATTACGAGACGCCCGACGGCGGCGCGGCGCTGCGCGTGCACGTCGTCGTCAAGGACAACCTCGGCGACTACTCGGGCCCGGCGTTCTGGCAGCAGATGCAAAGCCGCGGCTACACGCGCCTGAAGGACGGGAACGGCCGGCCGATCGCGCCGGACCAGTTGCCCGCCGGCCTTGGCCTGAAGCTCGGCATGCAGGACGACCGCTACCGGTCGCTCGTCTATTTCACGCGCGACATCGGCTACGCGAAGCCCGCGCAAGCAACCGACTATCTCGAGTTCTACTGGGCCGACTGGCTGCGGCAGCAGCCGGAAACGTTCTCGCTCGCCGGCTACGACCTCGCGCGCGCGGGCGCGACCGATCCCGATCCGGCGAAGGCCGATACGGGCTATCTGAATGCGGTATGGAACGCGTCGGCGCGGATGGTCGCCTCGACCGATCCTGTAATCGACGGCAAGACGGGCGCGGACCTCGGCCGCGCCGACCAGATCAACGGGGGCAAGAAATACAGCAAGGGGGAATTCGACAAGCTGCGCCAGCCGATCACGGCCGACAAGCCGGGCAAGATCGCGTATGCGCTCGATTACCGGTCACGCCACGGGCTGCACTGA